In a genomic window of Piliocolobus tephrosceles isolate RC106 chromosome 1, ASM277652v3, whole genome shotgun sequence:
- the METTL11B gene encoding LOW QUALITY PROTEIN: alpha N-terminal protein methyltransferase 1B (The sequence of the model RefSeq protein was modified relative to this genomic sequence to represent the inferred CDS: substituted 1 base at 1 genomic stop codon), which translates to MARLGAHFAFRSRWQKTDDELCRHSMSFILHKAIRNDFFQSYLYLLEKIPLVKLYALTSQVINGEMQFYARAKLFYQEVPATEEGMMGNFIELSSPDIQASRKFLRKFIGGPGRAGTDCALDCGSGIGRVSKHVLLPVFNSVELVDMMESFLLEAQNYLQVKGDKVESYHCYSLQEFTPPFRRYDVIWIQWVSGHLTDKDLLAFLSRXRDGLKENGVIILKDNVAREGCILDLSDSSVTRDMDILRSLIRKSGLVVLGQEKQDGFPEQYIPVWMFALHSNRHS; encoded by the exons ATGGCCCGCCTGGGTGCCCATTTTGCCTTTAGATCCCGCTGGCAGAAGACCGACGATGAACTCTGTCGACATAGCATGTCTTTTATCCTTCACAAAGCCATTCGCAATGACTTCTTTCAGAGCTATCTCTACCTGCTGGAAAAAATTCCCCTGG TGAAATTGTATGCTTTAACGAGCCAAGTCATCAATGGCGAGATGCAGTTCTATGCCAGAGCAAAACTTTTCTACCAGGAAGTACCAGCCACAGAAGAGGGTATGATGGGAAATTTCATTGAACTGTCCAGTCCAGATATCCAGGCCTCTCGGAAATTTCTTAGGAAATTTATTGGG GGGCCTGGGAGAGCTGGAACAGACTGTGCCTTGGACTGCGGCTCCGGGATAGGAAGGGTCAGCAAACACGTCTTATTGCCTGTTTTCAACAGTGTGGAGCTGGTGGATATGATGGAATCCTTTCTCCTTGAAGCCCAGAACTACCTGCAGGTCAAAGGTGACAAAGTAGAAAGCTACCACTGCTACAGCCTGCAGGAATTCACACCCCCTTTCAGGAGATATGATGTCATCTGGATTCAGTGGGTCTCTG GGCACCTGACTGATAAGGACCTTCTTGCATTTCTTTCCCGGTGACGAGATGGCCTGAAAGAAAATGGCGTCATCATATTGAAGGACAATGTGGCCCGAGAGGGCTGTATCCTCGATCTCTCTGACAGCAGTGTGACTCGGGACATGGACATCCTCCGGAGCCTCATAAGGAAGAGTGGGCTAGTGGTGCTGGGCCAGGAGAAGCAGGACGGCTTCCCAGAGCAGTATATCCCCGTGTGGATGTTCGCACTGCACAGCAACAGACACTCCTGA